From Amycolatopsis sp. WQ 127309:
GGTGCTCGCCCACGCGCAGAAGCTCGGCAAGCTCGCCGTCACCGAGCTCGAACCGACCGACACGGCCGCCTGGGTGGCCGAGGCGGCGACGTCCGACCTGGTCTGGCTGGAGTCGCCGACCAACCCGACGCTCGACGTCATGGAGATCGAGACCATCGCCGCCGCCGCGCGCGGCCGGGTCGTCGTCGACAACACCTTCGCGACGCCGTTGCGGCAGCGGCCGCTCGAACTCGGCGCCGACGTCGTCGTGCACAGCGCGACCAAGCTCATCGGCGGGCACAGTGACCTGCTGCTGGGGATCACCGTGGCCAAGGACCCGGCGGTGGCCGACGAGCTGCGCGGCGCGCGGACCCGCGTCGGGTCGACGCCGGGTGCCCTCGAAGCATGGCTCGCGCTGCGGGGGCTGCGGACCATGCCGGTGCGGCTCGCCGAGCAGTCCCGGACCGCCGCGCTGCTCGTCGAGCGCCTCCGCGAGCACCCCGCGGTGACGCGGGTGCGCTACCCGGGTTTCGGGATGATGGTCGCGTTCGAGCTGGCCGGGGCCGAGGCCGCGGACAAGCTCTGCTCGACGGTCCGGCTGATCCGGCCCGCGACCAGCCTCGGCGGGGTGGAAAGCCTGGTCGAACGGCGGGCGTGGCTGCCGGGTGAGGAGCGCGTGCCCGCCGGTTTGGTCCGGTTCAGCGTCGGCCTCGAAGATCCGGAAGACCTCTGGCGCGATCTGTCCATCGCCCTCGCGGAGTAACACCAACGGCGGAATCGTCGATAGTCGCGGCATCGCAGTTCAATGCCGTTGGGAGTCTGACCGTGGGTAGAACGCTGAACCGAGTCGCGGGGATCGTTTCCGCGGGCGCGCTGATCACCTTCGCCGCCGCGCCGGCCGCATTCGCGCAGACGGACGAGACGACGACCGCGCCGTCGACCACGGAGACGACCACCTCCACCTCGGAGACGACCACCACGACGACGGTCCCGAGCACCTCGGAGACCACGACCGCCCCGACCACCTCGGTGACGACCACCGGGACGACCCCGGCCGACCCGACGACCGACGTCACCAAGACGACGACGCCGGAGACCACGACCACGACGGCCGGGCCGCCCTCTGACGGCTACCAGGACAACACCGGCCACGGCTTCGTCGGCGTCGGCGGCGAAGGCGTCCTGGTCATCAACTGCGCGGCGGGCGCGCCCGGCAACGTGGCGACCCAGTACCTCGACGTCACCGGCGGCCCGGACCAGGACGAGTCCGACGGCCGGATCTGGAACTACTCCGTGCGCGTCAACGGCCTGCCCCCGGGCACGACCACCGGCAAGTTCAGCTGGACCTGCGCCGGCGTCGAAGGCGAAGGAGTCGTCGACTTCGAGCAGGCGCCGCCGCCGGAGACCAGCACGACGACCAGCGCGCCGACCACGAGCAGCGGCAC
This genomic window contains:
- a CDS encoding PLP-dependent aspartate aminotransferase family protein is translated as MDDWTPRTKAIAAGRPHGPGEPLNTPLVATSTYQAGGDFVYARSDGTPTWHALEETIGALEGGHATAFASGVATLSAVLDLLPVGSRVVVPTFSYAVTRGVLAHAQKLGKLAVTELEPTDTAAWVAEAATSDLVWLESPTNPTLDVMEIETIAAAARGRVVVDNTFATPLRQRPLELGADVVVHSATKLIGGHSDLLLGITVAKDPAVADELRGARTRVGSTPGALEAWLALRGLRTMPVRLAEQSRTAALLVERLREHPAVTRVRYPGFGMMVAFELAGAEAADKLCSTVRLIRPATSLGGVESLVERRAWLPGEERVPAGLVRFSVGLEDPEDLWRDLSIALAE